From Girardinichthys multiradiatus isolate DD_20200921_A chromosome 3, DD_fGirMul_XY1, whole genome shotgun sequence, the proteins below share one genomic window:
- the phldb3 gene encoding pleckstrin homology-like domain family B member 3 isoform X2 yields MPQHNMENSRSQWQQGLRQPWITRVAEGQSPASSGAESDTESSSTESEKSCLKKPEVRSLRVLPSPSMLQHCITEINQQKEELKIELQLEIALLQGELQTEKKQLHRHMQKLLALQQQARERVKHKHSDRHKERESLEEERHRVEELKRRCEEQEKLIPSQPESQRQQLILQLRQQKEAMEAAVRAFEDWEFRVLEQESGIADEVEDREDKPKEGESEGEVKKEISRQQHVVNMAQERVQQFEKQLKEMEKEKERELNALRKEKRELIHATQMVPKEKKPLTDWSNFTSSVPCMMSLSPLTVHKPPQEPSKEAASLPRRRSSHRNNRLSDRPLSVQGLVRTLPDSQTTEAYTSPISSHRLSNGHRLGSSNGGGLLTPCNSEANSRAVSPCLLDLVEIEKKLRDAKAERERLLRVRAERQQLLLEERSQGQLNSSREEPPEPQPQQRSEPEASEAIQVFSPPTSEKHSLPLFLTPNFDLRAHVESLGHGVASCMDLRLTPRRCAGFLTKRGGRVKTWKKRWFLFDIDHKRLAYYTDCDERKLKGVMYFQAIEEVYYDHLRTATSSPRPSLTFCVKTYDRLFFLVASNAVSMRIWMDVIVTATDEHSRY; encoded by the exons ATGCCCCAACATAATATGGAAAACTCCAGGAGCCAGTGGCAGCAGGGTCTGCGGCAACCATGGATCACCAGAGTGGCTGAAGGTCAGAGTCCCGCCTCCTCGGGGGCAGagtctgacacagagagcagcagTACGGAGAGCGAGAAG TCTTGCCTTAAAAAGCCAGAGGTGAGATCATTGAGGGTCCTTCCATCACCTTCAATGCTTCAACACTGCATTACAGAGATCAATCAGCAAAAGGAAGAACTGAAGATTGAG CTGCAGCTGGAGATCGCCTTGCTGCAGGGTGAACTGCAGACAGAGAAGAAGCAGCTGCACCGACACATGCAGAAGCTGCTGGCTCTACAACAACAAGCCAGAGAAAGAGTGAAGCACAAACATTCTGACAGACATAAG GAGCGAGAGAGTTTGGAAGAGGAGAGGCACAGGGTGGAAGAGCTGAAGAGGAGGTGTGAGGAACAAGAGAAACTGATCCCGAGTCAGCCAGAAAGCCAAAGACAGCAGTTAATTCTGCAGCTGCGGCAG CAGAAGGAGGCGATGGAGGCGGCTGTCCGGGCTTTTGAGGACTGGGAGTTTCGTGTTTTGGAGCAAGAGAGCGGCATTGCCGACGAGGTTGAGGACAGAGAGGACAAGCCGAAGGAGGGAGAGAGTGAGGGGGAGGTGAAGAAGGAAATCTCCCGTCAGCAGCATGTGGTCAACATGGCGCAG GAACGAGTCCAGCAGTTTGAGAAACAGCTGAAAGAGATGGAgaaggagaaagaaagagagctGAATGCATTGAGGAAGGAGAAAAGAGAGCTCATCCATGCAACTCAAATG GTTCCTAAAGAGAAGAAGCCGCTCACTGATTGGTCGAACTTCACCAGCTCGGTTCCCTGCATGATGTCCCTCTCTCCTTTGACAGTTCACAAGCCTCCACAG GAACCGTCCAAAGAAGCTGCCAGTTTGCCCAGAAGACGAAGCTCGCATCGCAACAACAGACTTTCTGACAGGCCACTTTCAGTGCAGG GTTTGGTGAGGACTCTTCCAGACAGCCAAACTACAGAGGCTTACACTTCCCCCATCAGCTCCCACAGACTCAGCAATGGGCACAGACTGGGAAGCAGCAATGGTGGCGGGCTGCTTACTCCGTGCAACAGTGAAGCAAACTCTCGTGCTGTGAG CCCGTGCCTTTTGGATCTTGTGGAGATCGAGAAGAAGCTGAGGGATGCCAAAGCAGAAAGAGAAAGGCTTCTCAGAGTGAGA GCAGAGAGACAGCAGTTGTTGTTGGAAGAGAGAAGCCAAGGGCAGCTAAACTCATCCAGAGAAGAACCACCAGAACCACAACCCCAACAAAGATCAGAGCCAGAAGCAAGTGAAGCAATACAAGTATTTTCACCCCCAACTTCAGAG AAGCACAGCCTGCCCCTTTTCCTTACTCCAAACTTTGACCTTCGGGCCCACGTGGAGTCGCTGGGTCATGGGGTTGCCAGCTGCATGGACCTGCGGCTCACACCTCGACGGTGTGCAGGCTTTCTGACGAAACGAGGGGGAAGGGTTAAGACCTGGAAGAAGAGATGGTTCCTGTTTGACATAGACCACAAACGACTGGCCTACTATACAG ACTGTGATGAGAGGAAGCTAAAGGGGGTCATGTACTTTCAGGCTATTGAAGAAGTTTACTATGACCATCTACGAACAGCTACCTCT tctCCTCGGCCCAGCCTCACGTTCTGTGTGAAGACGTATGATCGGCTGTTCTTCCTGGTGGCTTCCAACGCTGTGTCCATGCGGATCTGGATGGATGTCATTGTCACTGCAACAGACGAGCACAGCCGCTATTGA
- the phldb3 gene encoding pleckstrin homology-like domain family B member 3 isoform X4: MDHSLLHHRFHRHTQTKGISALKMPQHNMENSRSQWQQGLRQPWITRVAEGQSPASSGAESDTESSSTESEKSCLKKPEVRSLRVLPSPSMLQHCITEINQQKEELKIELQLEIALLQGELQTEKKQLHRHMQKLLALQQQARERVKHKHSDRHKERESLEEERHRVEELKRRCEEQEKLIPSQPESQRQQLILQLRQQKEAMEAAVRAFEDWEFRVLEQESGIADEVEDREDKPKEGESEGEVKKEISRQQHVVNMAQERVQQFEKQLKEMEKEKERELNALRKEKRELIHATQMVPKEKKPLTDWSNFTSSVPCMMSLSPLTVHKPPQEPSKEAASLPRRRSSHRNNRLSDRPLSVQGLVRTLPDSQTTEAYTSPISSHRLSNGHRLGSSNGGGLLTPCNSEANSRAVSPCLLDLVEIEKKLRDAKAERERLLRVRAERQQLLLEERSQGQLNSSREEPPEPQPQQRSEPEASEAIQVFSPPTSEKHSLPLFLTPNFDLRAHVESLGHGVASCMDLRLTPRRCAGFLTKRGGRVKTWKKRWFLFDIDHKRLAYYTGTGKLVRVDRKMEMELLLAPEELRLEWRFTLH; this comes from the exons GCTTTAAAGATGCCCCAACATAATATGGAAAACTCCAGGAGCCAGTGGCAGCAGGGTCTGCGGCAACCATGGATCACCAGAGTGGCTGAAGGTCAGAGTCCCGCCTCCTCGGGGGCAGagtctgacacagagagcagcagTACGGAGAGCGAGAAG TCTTGCCTTAAAAAGCCAGAGGTGAGATCATTGAGGGTCCTTCCATCACCTTCAATGCTTCAACACTGCATTACAGAGATCAATCAGCAAAAGGAAGAACTGAAGATTGAG CTGCAGCTGGAGATCGCCTTGCTGCAGGGTGAACTGCAGACAGAGAAGAAGCAGCTGCACCGACACATGCAGAAGCTGCTGGCTCTACAACAACAAGCCAGAGAAAGAGTGAAGCACAAACATTCTGACAGACATAAG GAGCGAGAGAGTTTGGAAGAGGAGAGGCACAGGGTGGAAGAGCTGAAGAGGAGGTGTGAGGAACAAGAGAAACTGATCCCGAGTCAGCCAGAAAGCCAAAGACAGCAGTTAATTCTGCAGCTGCGGCAG CAGAAGGAGGCGATGGAGGCGGCTGTCCGGGCTTTTGAGGACTGGGAGTTTCGTGTTTTGGAGCAAGAGAGCGGCATTGCCGACGAGGTTGAGGACAGAGAGGACAAGCCGAAGGAGGGAGAGAGTGAGGGGGAGGTGAAGAAGGAAATCTCCCGTCAGCAGCATGTGGTCAACATGGCGCAG GAACGAGTCCAGCAGTTTGAGAAACAGCTGAAAGAGATGGAgaaggagaaagaaagagagctGAATGCATTGAGGAAGGAGAAAAGAGAGCTCATCCATGCAACTCAAATG GTTCCTAAAGAGAAGAAGCCGCTCACTGATTGGTCGAACTTCACCAGCTCGGTTCCCTGCATGATGTCCCTCTCTCCTTTGACAGTTCACAAGCCTCCACAG GAACCGTCCAAAGAAGCTGCCAGTTTGCCCAGAAGACGAAGCTCGCATCGCAACAACAGACTTTCTGACAGGCCACTTTCAGTGCAGG GTTTGGTGAGGACTCTTCCAGACAGCCAAACTACAGAGGCTTACACTTCCCCCATCAGCTCCCACAGACTCAGCAATGGGCACAGACTGGGAAGCAGCAATGGTGGCGGGCTGCTTACTCCGTGCAACAGTGAAGCAAACTCTCGTGCTGTGAG CCCGTGCCTTTTGGATCTTGTGGAGATCGAGAAGAAGCTGAGGGATGCCAAAGCAGAAAGAGAAAGGCTTCTCAGAGTGAGA GCAGAGAGACAGCAGTTGTTGTTGGAAGAGAGAAGCCAAGGGCAGCTAAACTCATCCAGAGAAGAACCACCAGAACCACAACCCCAACAAAGATCAGAGCCAGAAGCAAGTGAAGCAATACAAGTATTTTCACCCCCAACTTCAGAG AAGCACAGCCTGCCCCTTTTCCTTACTCCAAACTTTGACCTTCGGGCCCACGTGGAGTCGCTGGGTCATGGGGTTGCCAGCTGCATGGACCTGCGGCTCACACCTCGACGGTGTGCAGGCTTTCTGACGAAACGAGGGGGAAGGGTTAAGACCTGGAAGAAGAGATGGTTCCTGTTTGACATAGACCACAAACGACTGGCCTACTATACAG ggacaggaaagctggtcagagttgacagGAAGATGGAGATGGAGCTGTTATTGGCTCCAGAAGAATTAAGACTGGAATGGAGGTTCACACTCCACTAG
- the phldb3 gene encoding pleckstrin homology-like domain family B member 3 isoform X1 gives MDHSLLHHRFHRHTQTKGISALKMPQHNMENSRSQWQQGLRQPWITRVAEGQSPASSGAESDTESSSTESEKSCLKKPEVRSLRVLPSPSMLQHCITEINQQKEELKIELQLEIALLQGELQTEKKQLHRHMQKLLALQQQARERVKHKHSDRHKERESLEEERHRVEELKRRCEEQEKLIPSQPESQRQQLILQLRQQKEAMEAAVRAFEDWEFRVLEQESGIADEVEDREDKPKEGESEGEVKKEISRQQHVVNMAQERVQQFEKQLKEMEKEKERELNALRKEKRELIHATQMVPKEKKPLTDWSNFTSSVPCMMSLSPLTVHKPPQEPSKEAASLPRRRSSHRNNRLSDRPLSVQGLVRTLPDSQTTEAYTSPISSHRLSNGHRLGSSNGGGLLTPCNSEANSRAVSPCLLDLVEIEKKLRDAKAERERLLRVRAERQQLLLEERSQGQLNSSREEPPEPQPQQRSEPEASEAIQVFSPPTSEKHSLPLFLTPNFDLRAHVESLGHGVASCMDLRLTPRRCAGFLTKRGGRVKTWKKRWFLFDIDHKRLAYYTDCDERKLKGVMYFQAIEEVYYDHLRTATSSPRPSLTFCVKTYDRLFFLVASNAVSMRIWMDVIVTATDEHSRY, from the exons GCTTTAAAGATGCCCCAACATAATATGGAAAACTCCAGGAGCCAGTGGCAGCAGGGTCTGCGGCAACCATGGATCACCAGAGTGGCTGAAGGTCAGAGTCCCGCCTCCTCGGGGGCAGagtctgacacagagagcagcagTACGGAGAGCGAGAAG TCTTGCCTTAAAAAGCCAGAGGTGAGATCATTGAGGGTCCTTCCATCACCTTCAATGCTTCAACACTGCATTACAGAGATCAATCAGCAAAAGGAAGAACTGAAGATTGAG CTGCAGCTGGAGATCGCCTTGCTGCAGGGTGAACTGCAGACAGAGAAGAAGCAGCTGCACCGACACATGCAGAAGCTGCTGGCTCTACAACAACAAGCCAGAGAAAGAGTGAAGCACAAACATTCTGACAGACATAAG GAGCGAGAGAGTTTGGAAGAGGAGAGGCACAGGGTGGAAGAGCTGAAGAGGAGGTGTGAGGAACAAGAGAAACTGATCCCGAGTCAGCCAGAAAGCCAAAGACAGCAGTTAATTCTGCAGCTGCGGCAG CAGAAGGAGGCGATGGAGGCGGCTGTCCGGGCTTTTGAGGACTGGGAGTTTCGTGTTTTGGAGCAAGAGAGCGGCATTGCCGACGAGGTTGAGGACAGAGAGGACAAGCCGAAGGAGGGAGAGAGTGAGGGGGAGGTGAAGAAGGAAATCTCCCGTCAGCAGCATGTGGTCAACATGGCGCAG GAACGAGTCCAGCAGTTTGAGAAACAGCTGAAAGAGATGGAgaaggagaaagaaagagagctGAATGCATTGAGGAAGGAGAAAAGAGAGCTCATCCATGCAACTCAAATG GTTCCTAAAGAGAAGAAGCCGCTCACTGATTGGTCGAACTTCACCAGCTCGGTTCCCTGCATGATGTCCCTCTCTCCTTTGACAGTTCACAAGCCTCCACAG GAACCGTCCAAAGAAGCTGCCAGTTTGCCCAGAAGACGAAGCTCGCATCGCAACAACAGACTTTCTGACAGGCCACTTTCAGTGCAGG GTTTGGTGAGGACTCTTCCAGACAGCCAAACTACAGAGGCTTACACTTCCCCCATCAGCTCCCACAGACTCAGCAATGGGCACAGACTGGGAAGCAGCAATGGTGGCGGGCTGCTTACTCCGTGCAACAGTGAAGCAAACTCTCGTGCTGTGAG CCCGTGCCTTTTGGATCTTGTGGAGATCGAGAAGAAGCTGAGGGATGCCAAAGCAGAAAGAGAAAGGCTTCTCAGAGTGAGA GCAGAGAGACAGCAGTTGTTGTTGGAAGAGAGAAGCCAAGGGCAGCTAAACTCATCCAGAGAAGAACCACCAGAACCACAACCCCAACAAAGATCAGAGCCAGAAGCAAGTGAAGCAATACAAGTATTTTCACCCCCAACTTCAGAG AAGCACAGCCTGCCCCTTTTCCTTACTCCAAACTTTGACCTTCGGGCCCACGTGGAGTCGCTGGGTCATGGGGTTGCCAGCTGCATGGACCTGCGGCTCACACCTCGACGGTGTGCAGGCTTTCTGACGAAACGAGGGGGAAGGGTTAAGACCTGGAAGAAGAGATGGTTCCTGTTTGACATAGACCACAAACGACTGGCCTACTATACAG ACTGTGATGAGAGGAAGCTAAAGGGGGTCATGTACTTTCAGGCTATTGAAGAAGTTTACTATGACCATCTACGAACAGCTACCTCT tctCCTCGGCCCAGCCTCACGTTCTGTGTGAAGACGTATGATCGGCTGTTCTTCCTGGTGGCTTCCAACGCTGTGTCCATGCGGATCTGGATGGATGTCATTGTCACTGCAACAGACGAGCACAGCCGCTATTGA
- the phldb3 gene encoding pleckstrin homology-like domain family B member 3 isoform X3: MDHSLLHHRFHRHTQTKGISALKMPQHNMENSRSQWQQGLRQPWITRVAEGQSPASSGAESDTESSSTESEKSCLKKPEVRSLRVLPSPSMLQHCITEINQQKEELKIELQLEIALLQGELQTEKKQLHRHMQKLLALQQQARERVKHKHSDRHKERESLEEERHRVEELKRRCEEQEKLIPSQPESQRQQLILQLRQQKEAMEAAVRAFEDWEFRVLEQESGIADEVEDREDKPKEGESEGEVKKEISRQQHVVNMAQERVQQFEKQLKEMEKEKERELNALRKEKRELIHATQMEPSKEAASLPRRRSSHRNNRLSDRPLSVQGLVRTLPDSQTTEAYTSPISSHRLSNGHRLGSSNGGGLLTPCNSEANSRAVSPCLLDLVEIEKKLRDAKAERERLLRVRAERQQLLLEERSQGQLNSSREEPPEPQPQQRSEPEASEAIQVFSPPTSEKHSLPLFLTPNFDLRAHVESLGHGVASCMDLRLTPRRCAGFLTKRGGRVKTWKKRWFLFDIDHKRLAYYTDCDERKLKGVMYFQAIEEVYYDHLRTATSSPRPSLTFCVKTYDRLFFLVASNAVSMRIWMDVIVTATDEHSRY; encoded by the exons GCTTTAAAGATGCCCCAACATAATATGGAAAACTCCAGGAGCCAGTGGCAGCAGGGTCTGCGGCAACCATGGATCACCAGAGTGGCTGAAGGTCAGAGTCCCGCCTCCTCGGGGGCAGagtctgacacagagagcagcagTACGGAGAGCGAGAAG TCTTGCCTTAAAAAGCCAGAGGTGAGATCATTGAGGGTCCTTCCATCACCTTCAATGCTTCAACACTGCATTACAGAGATCAATCAGCAAAAGGAAGAACTGAAGATTGAG CTGCAGCTGGAGATCGCCTTGCTGCAGGGTGAACTGCAGACAGAGAAGAAGCAGCTGCACCGACACATGCAGAAGCTGCTGGCTCTACAACAACAAGCCAGAGAAAGAGTGAAGCACAAACATTCTGACAGACATAAG GAGCGAGAGAGTTTGGAAGAGGAGAGGCACAGGGTGGAAGAGCTGAAGAGGAGGTGTGAGGAACAAGAGAAACTGATCCCGAGTCAGCCAGAAAGCCAAAGACAGCAGTTAATTCTGCAGCTGCGGCAG CAGAAGGAGGCGATGGAGGCGGCTGTCCGGGCTTTTGAGGACTGGGAGTTTCGTGTTTTGGAGCAAGAGAGCGGCATTGCCGACGAGGTTGAGGACAGAGAGGACAAGCCGAAGGAGGGAGAGAGTGAGGGGGAGGTGAAGAAGGAAATCTCCCGTCAGCAGCATGTGGTCAACATGGCGCAG GAACGAGTCCAGCAGTTTGAGAAACAGCTGAAAGAGATGGAgaaggagaaagaaagagagctGAATGCATTGAGGAAGGAGAAAAGAGAGCTCATCCATGCAACTCAAATG GAACCGTCCAAAGAAGCTGCCAGTTTGCCCAGAAGACGAAGCTCGCATCGCAACAACAGACTTTCTGACAGGCCACTTTCAGTGCAGG GTTTGGTGAGGACTCTTCCAGACAGCCAAACTACAGAGGCTTACACTTCCCCCATCAGCTCCCACAGACTCAGCAATGGGCACAGACTGGGAAGCAGCAATGGTGGCGGGCTGCTTACTCCGTGCAACAGTGAAGCAAACTCTCGTGCTGTGAG CCCGTGCCTTTTGGATCTTGTGGAGATCGAGAAGAAGCTGAGGGATGCCAAAGCAGAAAGAGAAAGGCTTCTCAGAGTGAGA GCAGAGAGACAGCAGTTGTTGTTGGAAGAGAGAAGCCAAGGGCAGCTAAACTCATCCAGAGAAGAACCACCAGAACCACAACCCCAACAAAGATCAGAGCCAGAAGCAAGTGAAGCAATACAAGTATTTTCACCCCCAACTTCAGAG AAGCACAGCCTGCCCCTTTTCCTTACTCCAAACTTTGACCTTCGGGCCCACGTGGAGTCGCTGGGTCATGGGGTTGCCAGCTGCATGGACCTGCGGCTCACACCTCGACGGTGTGCAGGCTTTCTGACGAAACGAGGGGGAAGGGTTAAGACCTGGAAGAAGAGATGGTTCCTGTTTGACATAGACCACAAACGACTGGCCTACTATACAG ACTGTGATGAGAGGAAGCTAAAGGGGGTCATGTACTTTCAGGCTATTGAAGAAGTTTACTATGACCATCTACGAACAGCTACCTCT tctCCTCGGCCCAGCCTCACGTTCTGTGTGAAGACGTATGATCGGCTGTTCTTCCTGGTGGCTTCCAACGCTGTGTCCATGCGGATCTGGATGGATGTCATTGTCACTGCAACAGACGAGCACAGCCGCTATTGA